A portion of the Algimonas porphyrae genome contains these proteins:
- a CDS encoding penicillin-binding protein activator: MRERAAKSNAKWRTLSQLRTATLLLGVITLAACTTVPYEPPQPQPQQPGPVTQGPDRPVDPRTPEPVEPVEPTVPEETVEIPIDVPDEAAPYFNNRDGLTLPHMAGRDTKRLALLLPFSAESSRLREEANAMFQAAELALFERPDPDVVLTVLDTKGTPEGARSAAQAAIQQGADVILGPIIAGNVVAASEVAGRTGTPLLAFSNDQSVAARGRYLLSFPPEAEVERIVQFAMSEGVTRFAYFGPDDPYGRRVRAAYEASVNRMGGQVTAAETYRGNDISVMQEPAQRLAEFHRQSRNQPFDAFEAILMPEAGTALRSLAPLMPFYGVDPDRVLFMGTSRWDDTSIAREPALDGGVFAASDKQARANFDASYERAYGNAPLSLTSLAYDAVLLGAVVADGDPRGRVERTESPLGFYGTDGYLRFGPDGRPERGLAVYQIRQGQFVVMDPAPRGPAPES, from the coding sequence ATGCGCGAGCGCGCCGCTAAATCCAACGCCAAATGGCGGACCCTGTCGCAGCTGAGGACGGCCACCCTTCTACTGGGTGTGATCACCCTCGCCGCCTGCACCACCGTTCCCTATGAACCGCCGCAGCCTCAGCCGCAGCAACCCGGCCCAGTCACACAAGGCCCGGACCGTCCCGTCGATCCGCGCACGCCCGAGCCTGTGGAGCCGGTCGAACCGACCGTTCCTGAAGAAACCGTCGAAATTCCGATCGATGTGCCGGACGAGGCCGCGCCCTATTTCAACAATCGCGACGGGCTGACCCTGCCGCATATGGCGGGCCGCGATACCAAGCGTCTGGCGCTTCTGCTGCCGTTTTCTGCCGAAAGTTCGCGTCTGCGTGAGGAAGCCAACGCCATGTTTCAAGCGGCCGAACTGGCTCTGTTCGAACGGCCCGACCCGGATGTGGTGCTGACCGTGCTGGACACGAAGGGCACGCCCGAAGGGGCGCGTTCCGCCGCTCAGGCCGCAATCCAACAAGGCGCCGACGTCATTCTGGGTCCGATCATAGCCGGCAATGTTGTGGCCGCATCCGAGGTGGCAGGCCGGACCGGCACGCCCCTGCTGGCCTTTTCCAACGATCAGTCTGTCGCCGCTCGCGGTCGCTATCTCCTTTCCTTCCCGCCGGAAGCGGAGGTGGAACGCATCGTCCAGTTCGCGATGAGCGAGGGTGTGACGCGCTTTGCCTATTTCGGTCCTGACGATCCCTATGGCCGCCGCGTGCGCGCCGCCTATGAGGCGAGCGTCAACCGGATGGGCGGACAGGTCACGGCAGCGGAAACCTATCGCGGCAACGATATTTCGGTGATGCAGGAGCCGGCACAGCGTCTGGCGGAGTTTCATCGCCAGAGCCGTAACCAGCCCTTTGATGCGTTCGAAGCGATCCTGATGCCCGAAGCGGGAACCGCGCTGCGCTCGCTCGCACCGCTCATGCCCTTTTATGGTGTCGATCCGGACCGGGTTCTGTTCATGGGAACGTCGCGCTGGGACGACACGTCCATTGCGCGTGAACCGGCATTGGACGGCGGCGTCTTCGCTGCGTCCGACAAACAGGCCCGTGCCAACTTCGATGCTTCCTATGAGCGTGCGTATGGCAACGCGCCGCTGAGCCTGACGAGCCTGGCTTATGACGCGGTGCTTCTGGGTGCCGTGGTCGCTGATGGTGATCCGCGCGGTCGTGTGGAGCGCACGGAAAGTCCCCTCGGCTTCTACGGAACGGATGGATATCTGCGCTTCGGCCCGGATGGGCGGCCCGAACGCGGCCTGGCAGTCTATCAGATCCGGCAGGGCCAATTCGTCGTGATGGACCCGGCACCGCGCGGACCTGCGCCGGAAAGCTAG
- a CDS encoding MinD/ParA family protein, with protein MIARPQAMADLRVPDRSVYEPAGRLVGVLCAAEEPSCHAQLISATLRLAREAASRGETVLLLDGTDGALMEEAGILYSRTLEHFLAGACALRDALFVTANEHFSATVLHPDNLSEGLGTMAALSMSYDWVFAVGPAGLSPAQACLAAGADTCLLGYDTRVDGFMRAYWTIDTVRRRNRMWDPVTLALGPTRDATETSQMLREVVRDHLGAPAPHGGHALDSRLPGDVLGLMRDMTDRTRVA; from the coding sequence ATGATCGCTCGCCCTCAAGCGATGGCGGATTTGCGCGTCCCCGACAGGTCGGTTTACGAACCTGCCGGGCGTCTGGTCGGCGTGCTCTGCGCGGCCGAAGAACCCTCCTGCCATGCCCAGCTGATCAGCGCGACATTGCGTCTGGCGCGCGAAGCCGCAAGCCGTGGCGAGACCGTGCTGCTGCTTGACGGCACGGACGGCGCGTTGATGGAAGAAGCCGGTATTCTCTATTCCCGTACACTGGAACATTTTCTGGCCGGAGCCTGCGCCCTGCGCGATGCGTTATTTGTGACCGCCAATGAACATTTTTCGGCCACCGTCCTGCATCCCGACAATCTGTCCGAAGGTCTGGGCACCATGGCGGCCCTGTCCATGTCCTATGACTGGGTGTTTGCGGTCGGGCCGGCGGGCCTCAGCCCGGCGCAAGCCTGTCTGGCTGCAGGGGCCGATACTTGCCTGCTAGGCTATGATACACGCGTCGATGGCTTCATGCGCGCCTACTGGACGATCGATACGGTGCGTCGCCGCAACCGTATGTGGGATCCGGTGACGCTGGCGCTCGGCCCCACCCGTGATGCGACCGAGACGTCGCAAATGCTGCGCGAGGTCGTCCGCGATCATCTCGGCGCGCCAGCCCCCCATGGCGGCCATGCGCTCGATAGCAGGTTGCCCGGCGATGTACTGGGTCTGATGCGCGATATGACAGACCGCACGCGCGTGGCGTGA
- a CDS encoding EF-hand domain-containing protein yields the protein MFRPLLLAAAATTLLAAGPAADINQDGQVTYAEFKAAGDARFSAADTNFDGQLTRDEMRTLRANDRADKARERFMKMDANGDGAVTEAEMQAARATLQEKRGERRDDRREKAMERFDTNGDGELSEAERQTAREAAKERRQARKGDRKERRAERPRLDADKDGLVSRAEYDAMGEALFARMDRNGDGVLTKGEARKPRGPRGPGRPGAPGAPGGQP from the coding sequence ATGTTCAGACCCCTTTTACTGGCCGCCGCTGCAACAACCTTGCTCGCCGCTGGCCCCGCCGCCGACATTAATCAGGATGGTCAGGTCACCTACGCTGAATTCAAGGCGGCAGGCGATGCCCGGTTTTCGGCGGCCGACACCAATTTCGATGGGCAACTGACACGCGACGAAATGCGCACGCTGCGCGCAAACGACCGCGCCGATAAAGCCCGCGAGCGCTTCATGAAGATGGACGCCAATGGCGACGGCGCTGTGACTGAGGCCGAGATGCAGGCCGCCCGCGCGACCCTTCAGGAGAAACGCGGTGAGCGCCGCGACGATCGTCGCGAAAAGGCGATGGAACGGTTCGATACCAACGGTGATGGCGAACTGTCCGAGGCGGAACGCCAGACCGCTCGCGAAGCGGCGAAAGAGCGGCGCCAGGCGCGCAAGGGCGACCGCAAGGAACGCCGCGCCGAACGCCCCCGACTGGACGCCGACAAGGACGGTCTTGTCAGTCGTGCCGAATATGACGCTATGGGCGAAGCGCTTTTTGCCAGAATGGACAGGAATGGCGATGGTGTGTTGACCAAGGGCGAAGCCCGCAAGCCGCGCGGCCCCCGTGGTCCCGGCCGACCTGGCGCACCTGGCGCACCTGGCGGCCAACCCTAG
- a CDS encoding sigma-70 family RNA polymerase sigma factor, translating to MHEPDKDLIPGLRAGDEAALRALIDRRMASVHRVAYRLLGDRFEAEDVCQDTFLKFWRAAPNWRDGEARILTWLCRVATNGCYDRLRKKRPDLPGDMLEPVDSRAPVDRKMVADERWDALQTAMMTLPERQRTALSLCYDEAMPQRDAAAVMGLGQKAYEALLVRARRALRALMEETEHA from the coding sequence ATGCACGAACCTGATAAAGACCTGATTCCCGGCCTTCGGGCCGGGGACGAGGCGGCGCTGCGCGCCCTGATCGATCGCCGCATGGCGAGCGTTCACCGCGTGGCCTACCGCCTTCTCGGCGACAGATTCGAAGCTGAGGATGTGTGTCAGGACACATTCCTGAAATTCTGGCGCGCCGCACCGAACTGGCGGGACGGCGAGGCCCGGATCCTGACCTGGCTGTGCCGGGTTGCGACCAATGGCTGCTATGACCGTTTGCGCAAGAAGCGCCCGGACCTGCCCGGCGACATGCTGGAACCGGTCGATAGCCGCGCACCGGTCGACCGAAAGATGGTGGCCGATGAACGCTGGGACGCGCTGCAAACGGCGATGATGACCTTGCCGGAACGGCAGCGAACGGCCCTGTCGCTCTGTTATGACGAAGCCATGCCGCAACGCGACGCCGCTGCGGTTATGGGACTGGGCCAGAAAGCCTATGAGGCGTTGTTGGTCCGCGCCCGCCGCGCCCTGCGCGCTCTGATGGAGGAAACTGAACATGCCTGA
- a CDS encoding SulP family inorganic anion transporter — protein sequence MISSTLSAFADRITIPARRRSGPLTFNAGRTKTELLAGLTVALALVPEAVAFAFVAGVEPLVGLYAAFIVGLITALIGGRPGMISGATGALAVVMVALVALHGVEYLFATVVLMGILQILAGVFRLGKFIRLVPHPVMLGFVNGLAIVIGLAQLTQFQTAPAPPTDHPGPFNMLNGTWMEMPQLLLMLGLVGLTMLIIWGTPKITKAIPAPLAGIGIVAALVIGFGIDVPSVGDMSSIAGGLPQFHVPMVPLNVETFEIILPYAVILAAIGLIESLLTLNLVGEIKEERGGASQECVAQGVANTVTGFFGGMGGCAMIGQSMINVKSGGRTRLSGISAALFLLAFILFASPVIEMIPLAALVGVMFMVVIGTFAWHSVKIMARIPKLDAGVIILVTVVTVWHDLAVAVVVGVIVSALAYAWNASRRIDAHTEETDDIKIYKLEGPLFFGSAEGFSELFTIKDDPDTVIVDFADSRVVDQSALQAIEAIAAKYEAAGKTLQLRHLTRDCHQLLTNAGQLMVDSDDDPDYGLAVDYGVRLGRLGGGH from the coding sequence ATGATTTCTTCGACATTGTCGGCCTTTGCCGACCGTATCACTATTCCCGCACGCCGCCGTTCCGGGCCGCTGACCTTCAATGCCGGGCGGACAAAGACCGAGCTGCTGGCCGGTCTGACCGTCGCGCTCGCGCTCGTTCCTGAAGCCGTCGCCTTTGCGTTCGTGGCCGGGGTCGAACCACTGGTCGGCCTTTATGCCGCCTTCATCGTCGGGCTGATCACGGCTCTGATCGGCGGTCGCCCCGGTATGATTTCGGGCGCGACAGGCGCGCTGGCGGTCGTCATGGTCGCCCTCGTCGCTTTGCACGGTGTCGAATATCTGTTCGCGACGGTCGTACTGATGGGCATCCTGCAGATCCTCGCGGGCGTGTTCCGTCTTGGCAAATTCATCCGTCTGGTCCCCCACCCGGTCATGCTGGGTTTCGTCAATGGCCTCGCCATCGTGATTGGCCTGGCGCAGCTGACCCAGTTCCAGACGGCTCCGGCCCCGCCGACCGACCACCCCGGCCCGTTCAACATGCTCAACGGCACATGGATGGAGATGCCGCAGCTGCTGCTCATGCTGGGTCTGGTCGGCCTGACCATGCTGATCATCTGGGGCACGCCGAAGATCACCAAGGCGATCCCGGCCCCGCTGGCCGGCATTGGCATCGTCGCCGCCCTGGTCATCGGTTTCGGTATCGACGTGCCCTCTGTCGGCGATATGAGCTCCATCGCGGGCGGCCTGCCGCAATTTCATGTTCCAATGGTGCCGCTGAACGTCGAAACCTTCGAGATCATTCTGCCTTACGCCGTCATTCTGGCTGCAATCGGCTTGATTGAGTCTCTGCTGACGCTCAACCTGGTCGGCGAGATCAAGGAAGAGCGCGGCGGAGCCAGCCAGGAATGCGTTGCGCAAGGCGTCGCCAATACGGTCACGGGCTTCTTCGGCGGCATGGGCGGTTGCGCCATGATCGGACAGTCCATGATCAATGTGAAATCGGGGGGTCGCACGCGCCTGTCCGGCATTTCGGCAGCCTTGTTCCTGCTCGCCTTCATCCTGTTCGCCAGCCCCGTGATCGAGATGATCCCGCTCGCCGCTCTTGTCGGCGTGATGTTCATGGTCGTGATCGGGACGTTTGCCTGGCATTCGGTGAAGATCATGGCTCGCATTCCCAAGCTCGACGCGGGGGTAATCATACTCGTGACCGTCGTTACAGTCTGGCACGACCTGGCCGTGGCGGTGGTGGTCGGCGTCATTGTCAGCGCGCTCGCCTATGCCTGGAACGCCTCGCGCCGGATCGACGCGCACACGGAAGAAACGGACGACATCAAAATCTACAAGCTGGAAGGCCCGCTCTTTTTCGGCTCCGCCGAAGGGTTTTCCGAGCTCTTCACGATCAAGGACGACCCGGATACGGTGATCGTCGATTTCGCCGATAGCCGCGTTGTCGATCAATCAGCCTTGCAAGCCATCGAAGCCATCGCCGCTAAGTATGAAGCCGCCGGCAAGACCTTGCAGCTCCGTCACCTCACCCGCGACTGCCACCAGCTGCTGACCAATGCCGGGCAACTTATGGTCGATAGCGACGACGACCCGGATTACGGACTAGCCGTGGATTACGGCGTAAGGCTCGGGCGGCTGGGCGGCGGGCATTAG
- a CDS encoding thiolase family protein translates to MNQSSDPVVIVGIARTPMGAFMGSLSSVTAPELGSAAIMAAMNEAGVEADAVEQAIMGCVLPAGQGQAPARQAALGAGLPRSTEATTVNKMCGSGMQAAIMAHDAIKAGSVDIAVAGGMESMSNAPYLLPKAREGMRMGNQQVIDSMMHDGLTDAYAGGAMGVFADEIATEYQFTREQQDAYAIESVRRAKAAQGEGGFDRELTPVTVKTRKGDIVVDTDEGPGKAMPEKIPNLRPAFTKDGTVTAANASSINDGAAAMVLMRRSQAEAGGHKVLAEIVSHAAHAHEPAKFTTAPVHAMKKALEKASWEVDDVDLWEINEAFAVVPMIAMQEMGIDHDRVNVNGGGCVLGHPIGASGARIMATLIGEMERRDAKTGVASLCIGGGEATAVCLRRD, encoded by the coding sequence ATGAACCAGTCCTCCGATCCTGTCGTCATCGTCGGCATCGCCCGTACACCGATGGGCGCTTTCATGGGCAGCCTGTCCTCCGTCACCGCGCCGGAGCTTGGTTCTGCCGCCATCATGGCGGCGATGAACGAAGCCGGCGTCGAAGCAGACGCCGTCGAGCAGGCCATCATGGGCTGCGTCCTGCCGGCCGGGCAGGGCCAAGCGCCCGCGCGTCAGGCTGCGCTCGGCGCAGGTCTGCCGCGCAGCACGGAGGCGACGACCGTCAACAAGATGTGCGGATCCGGCATGCAGGCGGCGATCATGGCGCATGATGCCATCAAGGCGGGCAGTGTCGATATCGCTGTCGCAGGCGGCATGGAGAGCATGTCAAACGCGCCCTACCTGCTGCCCAAAGCGCGTGAAGGCATGCGGATGGGCAATCAGCAGGTCATCGACAGCATGATGCATGACGGGCTGACCGACGCCTATGCCGGTGGCGCGATGGGCGTGTTCGCCGACGAAATCGCGACCGAATATCAGTTCACCCGTGAGCAGCAGGACGCTTACGCCATCGAATCCGTGCGCCGCGCCAAGGCCGCGCAGGGTGAGGGTGGCTTCGACCGCGAGCTGACGCCCGTCACGGTCAAGACTCGCAAAGGCGATATCGTTGTCGATACGGATGAAGGTCCCGGCAAGGCCATGCCGGAAAAGATCCCGAATCTACGCCCGGCCTTTACCAAGGACGGCACGGTGACGGCGGCCAATGCTTCCTCCATCAATGACGGTGCGGCCGCCATGGTGCTGATGCGCCGCTCTCAGGCGGAGGCAGGCGGCCATAAGGTTCTCGCCGAAATCGTCTCCCATGCCGCTCACGCGCATGAACCCGCCAAATTTACCACGGCCCCGGTTCACGCCATGAAAAAGGCGCTGGAGAAAGCGAGCTGGGAGGTGGATGATGTCGACCTCTGGGAAATCAACGAAGCCTTCGCTGTCGTGCCGATGATCGCCATGCAGGAAATGGGCATCGACCATGACCGCGTGAATGTGAATGGCGGCGGCTGCGTCCTCGGCCATCCGATCGGCGCATCGGGCGCGCGCATCATGGCGACCCTGATCGGCGAAATGGAACGCCGCGACGCCAAGACGGGCGTGGCGAGCCTGTGCATCGGTGGCGGCGAAGCCACGGCGGTATGTCTGCGTCGGGACTAG